Proteins encoded by one window of Nocardia goodfellowii:
- a CDS encoding sensor histidine kinase has translation MHAVGTSALSWSGSPDAPHTYSHSDRAQPEELRSAVLAERARMAREVHDVLAGSLGLLGIQLEVLHAVLADLGDVDSALKLLEDLQQTAREGLRETHRAVHGLRAELLPLDQELTALVDRHRAVHRNRVTLTVEETPRSVPAEITLALVRVIGEALVNAAKHAPDQPITVTLRYEPGEVVLTVENPLGQSVPDQRYRTVEGGYGLLGMRERLLPLGGTICAGVRQGQWAVTARVPD, from the coding sequence ATGCACGCAGTCGGGACGTCAGCTTTGTCATGGTCGGGCTCCCCTGATGCGCCACACACCTACAGCCACTCGGACCGCGCCCAGCCGGAAGAACTGCGTTCCGCGGTATTGGCGGAGCGCGCGCGGATGGCCCGGGAGGTCCACGATGTGCTGGCCGGCTCGCTCGGGCTGCTGGGCATCCAGCTCGAGGTGCTGCACGCGGTACTGGCCGACCTCGGCGATGTCGACAGCGCGCTGAAACTCCTGGAAGACCTGCAGCAGACGGCCCGGGAGGGGCTGCGGGAAACGCACCGGGCCGTGCACGGCCTGCGCGCCGAGCTGCTGCCGCTCGACCAGGAACTCACCGCGCTGGTCGATCGGCATCGCGCGGTCCATCGCAACCGGGTCACGCTGACCGTCGAGGAGACACCGCGGTCGGTGCCGGCGGAGATCACGCTGGCGCTGGTGCGGGTCATCGGCGAGGCCCTGGTCAACGCCGCCAAGCACGCTCCCGACCAGCCGATCACCGTGACGCTGCGGTACGAGCCGGGCGAAGTCGTGCTGACTGTCGAGAACCCGCTGGGCCAGAGCGTGCCCGATCAGCGCTATCGAACGGTCGAGGGTGGTTACGGGCTGCTCGGCATGCGGGAGCGGCTGCTCCCGCTGGGCGGCACGATCTGCGCCGGAGTGCGGCAGGGCCAGTGGGCGGTCACCGCCCGCGTGCCGGACTGA
- a CDS encoding response regulator — protein sequence MPPVTTLPTVDRPVHDMFDTKGSYVDAAMDAGRPLRIIVADDQASVREGIALMLDVLPDIDVVATAADGQQALERVAEHHPDAVLLDLRMPVLDGVETATRLAADHPDVAVVILSTFADDISALSALRAGARSFLTKDVDRAGIVRALHSAVSGMAVLDARVQDTLLAAARGIPEPAQLPDGLTRREAEILALVARGMTNTEICEALFLTANTVKTHINRIFAKTGSRDRVAAIDYARRHGLA from the coding sequence TTGCCGCCAGTCACGACCCTGCCCACAGTCGACCGGCCCGTGCACGACATGTTCGACACGAAGGGAAGCTACGTGGACGCGGCGATGGATGCCGGAAGACCGTTGCGGATCATCGTCGCCGACGACCAGGCCAGTGTTCGTGAGGGCATCGCGCTCATGCTGGACGTGCTGCCGGACATCGACGTGGTCGCCACCGCCGCCGACGGGCAGCAGGCCCTGGAACGGGTCGCCGAACACCATCCCGACGCCGTGCTCCTGGATCTGCGGATGCCGGTGCTCGACGGCGTCGAGACCGCCACCCGCCTGGCCGCCGACCATCCCGACGTCGCCGTCGTGATCTTGTCGACCTTCGCCGACGACATCTCCGCCCTCTCCGCCCTGCGCGCCGGCGCCCGCAGTTTCCTGACCAAAGACGTCGACCGCGCCGGCATCGTCCGCGCACTGCACTCCGCCGTCAGCGGCATGGCCGTCCTGGACGCCCGCGTGCAGGACACCCTGCTCGCCGCCGCCCGCGGCATCCCCGAACCCGCCCAACTCCCCGACGGCCTGACCCGCCGCGAGGCCGAAATCCTCGCCCTCGTCGCCCGCGGCATGACCAACACCGAAATCTGCGAAGCCCTGTTCCTCACCGCCAACACGGTGAAAACCCACATCAACCGGATCTTCGCCAAAACCGGTTCCCGCGACCGCGTCGCCGCCATCGATTACGCCCGCCGCCACGGCCTGGCGTAA
- a CDS encoding class I SAM-dependent methyltransferase, with the protein MERTDSFESFDGLERDLAMFTTHLQRASTVVDLGSGSGRDARFIAELGHTVIAVDGSLALLSRCVDSAQPPQLIRGVNADLLALPFISGFAGGVWACGSFLHLRRTEISAAVTQCFEILRPGAPIGLSMKEGCGGERRSDGRLFTYTSKQELYSWLENAGFGQILISGPTRNEWLLAIAIKPENP; encoded by the coding sequence GTGGAACGTACTGACTCTTTCGAGTCCTTCGACGGACTGGAACGCGACCTGGCGATGTTTACCACGCATCTCCAACGCGCATCGACCGTCGTCGATTTGGGCTCTGGTAGCGGTCGGGATGCGCGTTTCATCGCGGAGTTGGGCCACACAGTGATCGCCGTGGACGGGAGCTTGGCGTTACTGTCCCGGTGCGTAGATTCGGCCCAGCCGCCGCAACTGATCCGCGGTGTCAACGCCGATTTGCTCGCACTGCCCTTCATTTCGGGGTTCGCCGGCGGCGTCTGGGCATGCGGCAGTTTTCTCCATTTGCGTAGGACTGAAATTTCCGCTGCCGTGACTCAATGCTTCGAGATACTCCGCCCCGGAGCTCCGATCGGACTGAGCATGAAAGAAGGGTGTGGCGGTGAACGCCGGTCGGACGGCAGGCTTTTCACGTATACCAGTAAGCAGGAACTGTATAGTTGGCTGGAAAATGCCGGATTCGGTCAAATACTGATAAGCGGTCCGACGAGGAACGAGTGGCTGCTGGCGATAGCCATCAAGCCCGAAAACCCCTAG
- a CDS encoding SGNH/GDSL hydrolase family protein → MIRVTEGGVATRIQLSNRYGTAPLRITGASLARSDSGAAIVPNTLRPLTFGNAESVTLAPGTDLLTDPVPLAVAPFDALTITLHLAEATGPITQHSQALETAYRAVGNHLADTTGTAFTETTQAWYFLSRVEVANIVPRTAGIVAFGDSITDGVGSTPDTDNRFPDELSERLAAQGTPRAVLNQGIGGNRVTVDSGWLGDSAQRRFRQDVLDQPGISTVIILEGINDIGLSTGAPAIGEPATPVSTDQLIAGHRNLISQARSRGLRVIGATLLPMQGSPYYSPTAESQRTTVNHWIRTSGEYDAIIDFDTTLADPTNPQRLSPTYDSGDHLHPSDAGYTAMATAATAIDLG, encoded by the coding sequence GTGATTCGCGTAACCGAAGGTGGTGTCGCCACCCGAATCCAGCTGTCCAACCGCTACGGCACCGCACCACTCCGCATCACCGGCGCAAGTCTCGCCCGCAGTGATTCCGGCGCAGCGATCGTCCCGAACACCCTGCGCCCCTTGACCTTCGGCAACGCCGAGTCCGTCACACTCGCCCCAGGCACCGACCTCCTGACCGACCCGGTCCCACTCGCCGTCGCACCATTCGACGCGCTGACCATCACCCTGCACCTCGCCGAGGCGACAGGCCCGATAACCCAGCACTCCCAGGCACTGGAAACCGCCTACCGCGCCGTCGGCAACCATCTCGCCGACACCACCGGCACAGCCTTCACCGAGACCACCCAGGCCTGGTACTTCCTCTCCCGCGTCGAAGTAGCCAATATCGTCCCGCGAACCGCCGGAATCGTCGCCTTCGGCGATTCGATCACCGACGGCGTCGGCTCCACACCCGACACCGACAACCGCTTCCCCGACGAACTCTCCGAACGCCTTGCCGCCCAGGGAACCCCACGCGCAGTCCTCAACCAGGGCATCGGCGGCAACCGGGTCACCGTCGACTCCGGCTGGCTCGGCGACAGCGCCCAACGCCGTTTCCGTCAGGACGTCCTCGACCAGCCCGGCATATCCACCGTCATCATCCTCGAAGGCATCAACGACATCGGCCTCAGCACCGGCGCACCCGCCATCGGCGAACCCGCGACCCCCGTATCAACCGACCAACTAATCGCCGGCCACCGCAACCTCATCTCCCAAGCCCGCTCCCGCGGCCTCCGCGTAATCGGCGCCACCCTGCTCCCCATGCAAGGCTCCCCCTACTACTCCCCCACCGCCGAATCCCAGCGCACAACCGTCAACCACTGGATCCGCACCTCCGGCGAATATGACGCGATAATCGACTTCGACACCACCCTCGCCGACCCAACCAACCCCCAACGCCTATCCCCGACCTACGACTCCGGCGACCACCTCCACCCCAGCGACGCCGGCTACACCGCAATGGCCACCGCAGCAACCGCCATCGACCTCGGCTGA
- a CDS encoding nucleotidyl transferase AbiEii/AbiGii toxin family protein, giving the protein MSIDEHDSVAAQFGVAPEQIERDHLISHLLAAISRGFGDRLTFIGGTALARTHLTSGRLSEDIDLVALDNRSTLAAELDAALPRSAARSYGRLEWAPSLTDVPDTGSAHLRSASGVSVKIQLLSARGRPAWPTELRDLEQRYSDVPPAELLVPTLPAFVAGKTATWHDRRASRDLWDLWALNDIGAIDGAAGALYRRYGPTNRLPNPHQLFDRAPDEDDWNAQLAGQTRLAISAEIALSVVRDAWARITE; this is encoded by the coding sequence ATGAGCATCGACGAACATGACAGTGTCGCGGCTCAATTCGGAGTTGCCCCAGAGCAGATCGAGCGCGACCATCTGATCTCCCATTTGCTGGCCGCAATCAGCCGCGGGTTCGGCGACCGACTCACATTTATCGGTGGAACTGCTCTTGCCCGTACACATCTGACGAGCGGCAGGCTCAGTGAAGACATCGATCTGGTCGCGCTGGACAACCGGTCGACACTGGCAGCCGAACTCGATGCCGCTTTGCCGCGCTCGGCCGCGCGGAGCTACGGTCGACTGGAATGGGCTCCGTCCTTGACCGATGTCCCGGATACCGGCTCCGCCCACCTTCGCTCCGCATCCGGCGTGTCCGTCAAGATCCAGCTGCTGTCAGCACGTGGCAGACCGGCGTGGCCAACTGAACTCCGCGACCTCGAGCAGCGATACAGCGACGTGCCACCGGCGGAACTTCTCGTGCCCACATTGCCGGCTTTCGTTGCAGGGAAGACTGCAACATGGCACGACCGGCGCGCATCACGCGACCTGTGGGATCTCTGGGCGCTGAACGACATCGGCGCGATCGACGGCGCCGCGGGAGCGTTGTACCGGAGATACGGCCCCACCAACCGGCTACCCAACCCGCATCAACTGTTCGATCGTGCACCGGACGAGGACGACTGGAACGCCCAATTGGCGGGGCAGACTCGACTGGCGATCAGCGCAGAGATCGCGCTGTCCGTGGTTCGAGACGCTTGGGCACGTATTACGGAGTGA
- a CDS encoding HIT family protein, translating to MGILGSCDRSDLCAEFSGTSDTEFTRTYAKPSDRYLAQTSDSVAVVDLSPLVVGHVLVCPRRHYYSAAEAIADSACGFQSFLGRFLHRYAQIFGDFTILEHGSTAAMPTACISHAHLHVLPLALEPVINRMVDDGLSLALLDSWQGFSDLCIDESPYYLAADGNRFFIARPQQRMISQYLRVVAGASVAIPSEECDWALVVRREIFHQTIHRWAVGAAEGVTL from the coding sequence GTGGGGATCCTTGGATCATGTGACAGATCCGATCTTTGCGCGGAGTTTTCCGGAACATCCGATACGGAGTTCACTCGCACGTATGCCAAACCGTCGGACCGGTACCTCGCGCAGACATCGGACAGCGTTGCGGTGGTTGATCTTTCACCGCTGGTCGTCGGCCATGTGCTCGTGTGCCCCCGCCGGCACTATTACAGTGCGGCCGAAGCGATCGCGGACAGCGCGTGCGGGTTCCAGTCCTTCCTCGGGCGTTTCCTGCACAGGTATGCACAAATATTCGGCGACTTCACAATCCTCGAGCACGGTTCGACGGCGGCTATGCCAACGGCCTGCATCAGTCACGCGCATCTACATGTTCTACCGCTCGCGCTGGAGCCGGTGATCAACCGCATGGTCGACGACGGACTGTCACTCGCCCTACTGGACAGTTGGCAAGGTTTTTCCGATTTGTGTATCGATGAGTCACCGTACTATCTTGCCGCAGACGGGAATCGATTCTTTATCGCCCGCCCGCAACAGCGCATGATCAGCCAATATCTCAGAGTAGTAGCAGGCGCAAGCGTCGCAATCCCATCCGAGGAGTGCGACTGGGCGCTTGTCGTCAGACGCGAGATCTTCCACCAAACCATTCATCGCTGGGCGGTTGGGGCCGCCGAAGGAGTGACGCTGTGA
- a CDS encoding DUF4145 domain-containing protein, whose protein sequence is MTRLNLDLFVSADRYGNLETKDKESWDRAICGFCEGTQMLVVAKTRAPDLPEPNMPPQVSWLRCVNCLHGVVRNDSEVSPAQKPLDTPSCLQGDELTAWIEVRSCLSVGATTAAVMLCRKLLYHVAVSHNLPAKDKNGRAPTYMEAVKHLESEGVITKHMRPWVDRIKDIGNEANHDLPAIPYSQAMDVAKFTRQLIHLAYELPAMVSPPLANPSSP, encoded by the coding sequence GTGACGAGGTTGAATCTTGATCTGTTTGTGTCAGCCGACCGGTACGGAAACCTCGAAACCAAAGACAAGGAATCGTGGGACCGCGCGATCTGTGGTTTCTGCGAGGGCACGCAGATGTTAGTCGTCGCAAAGACACGGGCGCCGGACCTTCCTGAGCCCAACATGCCGCCGCAGGTGTCCTGGCTACGCTGTGTCAACTGCCTCCACGGAGTAGTTCGGAACGACTCGGAAGTGAGCCCTGCGCAGAAGCCCCTGGACACCCCGTCCTGCCTGCAGGGCGACGAACTCACCGCCTGGATCGAAGTTCGCTCCTGTCTCTCAGTCGGAGCCACAACCGCGGCCGTGATGTTGTGTCGAAAGCTGCTCTACCACGTCGCCGTCTCGCATAATCTGCCGGCGAAGGACAAGAATGGACGAGCCCCCACCTACATGGAAGCCGTTAAACATCTTGAGTCCGAAGGTGTGATCACCAAACATATGCGGCCATGGGTTGACCGAATCAAGGACATTGGGAACGAGGCGAACCATGATCTCCCAGCTATCCCGTATAGCCAGGCTATGGACGTCGCGAAATTCACCAGGCAACTTATCCACCTTGCCTACGAGCTGCCAGCCATGGTTAGTCCGCCGCTCGCCAATCCGAGCAGCCCCTAA
- the thiL gene encoding thiamine-phosphate kinase produces the protein MTVHALTTDTPLDEPSKIAEIVVPTMGDQQSTTHLANGSTAALLLGAGAQDDCAAFRLSGDQVLVAGTDYVRGPKFSLYEKGFISNYDIGWYLAGANISDVAAMGAVPLGLLSVVRYPKNLQDDDFAELMEGIRDGARAAGAHNVGGDIGTAERIILSASAFGVVEPGNILARTGARPGQVLCTTGPTGLAGSAMKLANAGVDIRHRKHSALLSKWQRVAPRVTHGRAFALDPAVTSCIDTSDGLKGAVETLARASDVSILVDEATLPIHDAVREAASELNCEVLDLVFGDSVDFELVVTVDAEAVDALSAKFGQSDLDFHVIGRVEAGSGAGLLRGQDTMPIPGASWKHA, from the coding sequence GTGACCGTGCATGCACTGACCACCGATACTCCGCTGGACGAGCCGTCCAAGATCGCGGAAATAGTCGTGCCGACTATGGGCGACCAGCAATCAACTACACATCTGGCAAATGGCTCGACCGCTGCTCTTCTGCTGGGTGCTGGTGCTCAGGATGATTGTGCTGCCTTCCGCCTCAGCGGCGACCAAGTACTTGTTGCCGGAACGGATTACGTACGCGGACCAAAGTTCAGCTTGTACGAGAAGGGATTCATTTCGAATTACGATATCGGCTGGTATCTTGCTGGAGCAAATATCAGCGACGTCGCCGCGATGGGGGCGGTACCTCTGGGTCTGCTTTCGGTCGTACGCTATCCAAAGAATTTGCAGGATGATGATTTTGCCGAATTGATGGAAGGTATCCGCGATGGCGCCCGTGCGGCCGGAGCGCACAACGTCGGTGGCGACATCGGCACCGCCGAGCGAATAATCCTGTCTGCCAGCGCTTTCGGTGTGGTCGAACCAGGGAACATCCTTGCCCGCACCGGGGCTCGCCCCGGCCAGGTTCTGTGTACTACTGGACCTACGGGCCTGGCCGGCAGCGCGATGAAGCTCGCCAACGCTGGAGTTGATATCAGGCATCGCAAACACTCGGCGTTGTTGTCAAAGTGGCAGCGAGTAGCTCCTCGGGTCACACACGGCCGAGCATTCGCTCTCGATCCCGCAGTGACTTCCTGCATCGACACCTCGGACGGGCTCAAAGGCGCGGTGGAGACGCTGGCCCGGGCCAGCGACGTATCCATCCTCGTCGACGAAGCAACCTTGCCGATCCACGACGCGGTACGCGAGGCAGCTTCCGAATTGAACTGCGAAGTACTAGATCTCGTCTTCGGTGACTCTGTCGACTTCGAACTGGTCGTTACGGTCGATGCCGAAGCGGTCGACGCGCTCTCCGCGAAATTCGGTCAGTCCGACCTCGACTTCCATGTGATCGGCCGAGTCGAAGCCGGATCTGGTGCGGGGCTATTGCGGGGTCAGGACACCATGCCCATTCCCGGAGCGTCGTGGAAACACGCTTGA
- a CDS encoding (d)CMP kinase, which translates to MGIQPRRTRDCLVVAVDGGVATGKSSLCFAVAQQLRLPYFNAGLLYRALALWCVNEGLARDNTDGAVADAAHNYPVLVSLDTGSTVITLAGEEVSSRLKTDEISRIVPEVARHAEVREIMTARQRAVVSKAVSTFEGVVIDGRDATTVVVPDADVKILLVADHDARAARIGTPEGGACAVERDAADSLVSDFLRPRHGVAVFDTSHLRLEDLVPQVLAYIYRHHPAWRE; encoded by the coding sequence GTGGGAATTCAACCACGTCGAACCCGGGACTGTCTTGTAGTCGCGGTCGACGGGGGTGTCGCAACCGGCAAGTCTTCGCTGTGTTTCGCGGTGGCACAACAACTTCGGCTGCCCTACTTCAACGCTGGCCTGTTGTATCGCGCCCTTGCACTCTGGTGCGTCAACGAAGGCCTCGCACGCGACAACACCGATGGCGCCGTTGCGGACGCGGCACACAATTATCCCGTACTGGTATCGCTCGACACCGGTAGCACCGTCATCACGCTCGCGGGAGAGGAAGTTTCGAGTCGGTTGAAGACCGACGAAATCAGTCGCATCGTTCCCGAGGTCGCTCGGCATGCCGAGGTCAGAGAGATCATGACTGCTCGGCAGCGGGCAGTTGTCAGTAAGGCGGTATCGACATTCGAAGGCGTCGTAATCGATGGTCGCGATGCGACGACTGTCGTAGTGCCGGACGCGGATGTGAAAATTCTTCTGGTTGCTGACCACGATGCGAGAGCGGCGCGGATAGGAACACCCGAAGGCGGCGCCTGCGCAGTGGAGCGAGACGCGGCCGATTCTCTCGTCAGCGACTTCTTGCGGCCGCGGCATGGTGTCGCAGTGTTCGATACAAGCCATCTCCGGTTGGAGGACCTTGTACCGCAAGTGCTGGCGTACATCTATCGACACCATCCTGCGTGGCGAGAGTAG
- a CDS encoding LLM class flavin-dependent oxidoreductase, with product MAIQIGVFLPTSGPHIAESPAAMLRDSARAAEAAGLESVWATDHLVAAQPMLDSTVALTTAAAVTDRIRIGFGAMLLALRPTAWAAKEISTLQQLSNNRLLLGIGTGNPAHGDTGWRAANAPFEERGTRTDRALTVLPDLIAGKPATLSDDLEVTLSPGAPIPPILIAGNSTRARRRAAAHGDAWMPINPGLENLPALLTELRELAQRHERPTPAVTVVAPAVSTEPGVAAEELAAYEAAGVERVVLAPTGSDWRRDYAFAGEVRAAQ from the coding sequence GTGGCCATTCAAATCGGCGTATTCCTACCCACATCCGGACCACACATCGCCGAATCCCCGGCCGCGATGCTACGGGACAGCGCTCGGGCAGCGGAGGCCGCCGGACTCGAATCCGTCTGGGCCACCGATCATCTCGTCGCCGCCCAGCCCATGCTCGACAGCACGGTAGCCCTCACCACCGCCGCCGCGGTAACCGATCGAATCCGGATCGGCTTCGGCGCCATGCTGCTGGCGCTGCGACCCACCGCATGGGCAGCCAAGGAAATCAGCACCCTGCAACAACTCTCCAACAACCGCCTCCTGCTGGGAATCGGCACCGGAAACCCCGCCCACGGCGATACCGGCTGGCGCGCCGCAAACGCACCGTTCGAGGAACGCGGCACCCGCACCGACCGCGCACTGACCGTGCTGCCCGATCTGATCGCCGGCAAACCGGCAACCCTGTCCGACGACCTCGAAGTCACCCTGTCCCCCGGCGCCCCGATCCCCCCAATCCTGATCGCGGGCAACAGCACCCGAGCCAGACGCCGCGCCGCCGCCCACGGCGACGCCTGGATGCCCATCAACCCCGGCCTCGAAAACCTGCCGGCCCTACTGACCGAACTGCGCGAACTCGCACAGCGACACGAACGTCCGACGCCTGCGGTTACGGTCGTCGCACCGGCCGTATCGACGGAACCCGGTGTTGCCGCAGAGGAATTGGCGGCCTACGAAGCCGCAGGAGTTGAGCGGGTCGTCCTGGCTCCGACCGGCTCGGATTGGCGGCGAGACTACGCATTCGCGGGCGAGGTTCGTGCGGCGCAGTAG
- a CDS encoding type IV toxin-antitoxin system AbiEi family antitoxin domain-containing protein — protein MAEHRNTALPSELWRTPLRTLRPQDLAGIYAQPRPEVARLVDRGVLHRIAHGYYIIVPPDYVGRTWLPELEAAAAGIATSIYGPNHAIVMGISAARMLGAVPRALAIAVVAVPSQHRPIALTDRSAQVRFVCRDTEALDAERVETLLGQVLVTTPEQTVLDLAQRPELGNAEMEVRPAIETLYRRSDLARLTQLAKDQRRGAALRRAESWVGHEHRRT, from the coding sequence ATGGCTGAACATCGCAACACCGCCCTACCCAGTGAGCTCTGGCGGACACCGCTTCGGACCCTGCGGCCGCAGGACTTGGCTGGCATCTACGCCCAACCGCGGCCCGAGGTCGCGCGCCTCGTCGATCGGGGCGTGTTGCACCGCATTGCTCACGGCTACTACATCATCGTCCCGCCGGACTATGTCGGCCGAACCTGGCTGCCAGAACTCGAGGCAGCCGCCGCGGGTATCGCCACATCGATTTACGGGCCGAATCACGCCATCGTCATGGGAATCAGCGCGGCCCGCATGCTGGGAGCCGTACCTCGTGCGCTGGCGATCGCGGTTGTCGCGGTCCCGAGCCAGCACCGGCCGATCGCGCTGACCGACCGTTCGGCACAAGTCCGATTCGTCTGCCGCGATACCGAGGCGCTTGACGCGGAGCGTGTCGAAACGCTGCTAGGTCAGGTGCTGGTCACGACGCCGGAGCAGACCGTGCTCGATCTCGCCCAGCGCCCAGAACTGGGGAATGCCGAGATGGAGGTTCGTCCGGCGATCGAGACGCTCTACCGTCGTAGTGATTTGGCAAGACTTACACAGCTCGCAAAAGACCAGCGGCGGGGTGCGGCGCTACGACGTGCGGAAAGTTGGGTGGGACATGAGCATCGACGAACATGA
- a CDS encoding HIT family protein: MPSSDRVAAVNPVGSQQLLLPLEGTPDSAPIERSARRRSTRPDPACIFCQHADPTINTVVRRRGTMYARWDNFPASRGHIEIVPFRHILSFFDMTERENRDLHILAQTMRDTLNSMYQPDGFTIGVNDGSAAGRTIPHLHLHIIPRWYGDVPDARGGIRRVFAECDPDSWS; this comes from the coding sequence ATGCCGAGCAGCGATCGAGTAGCGGCCGTGAATCCGGTCGGATCGCAACAGTTGCTGCTGCCGCTGGAGGGCACACCCGACTCGGCCCCGATCGAGCGGTCAGCCCGTCGACGCTCGACTCGACCCGATCCTGCCTGTATCTTCTGCCAGCACGCAGATCCGACCATCAACACCGTGGTCCGCCGCCGGGGCACCATGTACGCCCGCTGGGACAATTTTCCAGCCAGTCGCGGACATATCGAGATCGTTCCATTTCGCCATATCTTGTCTTTCTTCGATATGACTGAACGGGAAAATCGAGACTTGCATATTCTGGCACAGACGATGCGAGACACTCTGAATTCGATGTATCAACCGGACGGCTTCACGATAGGAGTCAACGACGGCTCGGCCGCGGGCCGGACTATCCCACACCTGCACCTGCACATCATCCCCCGTTGGTACGGGGATGTGCCAGATGCTCGCGGTGGTATCCGGCGGGTGTTTGCCGAGTGTGATCCTGATTCGTGGAGCTAG